Proteins encoded by one window of Luteimonas yindakuii:
- the rpmF gene encoding 50S ribosomal protein L32, producing the protein MAVQKSRVTPSRRGMRRAHDKLQAKQLSTDPTTGETHIRHHITADGYYRGKQVIQPKIKVAEED; encoded by the coding sequence ATGGCTGTGCAGAAATCCCGAGTCACCCCGTCCCGCCGCGGCATGCGCCGCGCGCACGACAAGCTGCAGGCCAAGCAGCTGTCGACCGATCCGACCACCGGCGAGACCCACATCCGCCACCACATCACCGCCGACGGCTACTACCGCGGCAAGCAGGTGATCCAGCCGAAGATCAAGGTCGCCGAAGAAGATTGA
- a CDS encoding beta-ketoacyl-ACP synthase III, which produces MPRVYARIAGTGSYLPANAVSNDELAKRVDTSDEWIASRTGIRNRHVAAEGETTCDLAYHASVRALEAAGVDASELDLIVLGTTTPDIIFPSTACLLQHRLGVAGCGAFDVNAACSGFIYALSIAEKFIRAGSARTVLVVGAETLTRMIDWNDRATCVLFGDGAGAVVLKADTETGILSTHLHADGGKKELLWNPVGVSVGFDENAPNAGVRINMTGNEVFKHAVRALDSVVEETLAANGLDRHDIDWLIPHQANLRIIEATAKRLDMPMERVVVTVDQHGNTSSGSVPLALDVAVRSGRVQRGQLLLLEAFGGGFTWGSALLRY; this is translated from the coding sequence ATGCCCCGCGTGTATGCGCGGATTGCCGGCACCGGCAGCTACCTGCCGGCGAACGCCGTCAGCAATGACGAGCTCGCCAAGCGGGTCGACACCAGCGACGAGTGGATCGCGTCGCGCACCGGAATCCGCAACCGGCACGTGGCCGCCGAAGGCGAGACCACCTGTGACCTCGCCTACCACGCCTCCGTGCGTGCGCTCGAGGCCGCGGGCGTCGATGCCTCCGAGCTCGACCTGATCGTGCTCGGCACGACCACCCCGGACATCATCTTTCCCTCCACCGCCTGCCTGCTGCAGCACCGGCTCGGCGTTGCGGGCTGTGGGGCGTTCGATGTCAACGCCGCCTGTTCGGGGTTCATCTACGCGCTGTCGATCGCGGAGAAGTTCATCCGTGCCGGCTCGGCGCGCACCGTGCTGGTGGTCGGCGCCGAGACCCTCACCCGGATGATCGACTGGAACGACCGCGCCACCTGCGTGCTGTTCGGCGATGGCGCGGGCGCGGTGGTGCTCAAGGCCGACACCGAGACCGGCATCCTCAGCACCCACCTGCACGCCGATGGCGGCAAGAAGGAGCTGCTGTGGAACCCGGTCGGCGTCTCGGTCGGCTTCGACGAGAACGCTCCGAATGCCGGCGTGCGCATCAACATGACCGGCAACGAGGTGTTCAAGCATGCGGTCAGGGCGCTCGATTCGGTGGTCGAGGAAACCCTCGCCGCCAATGGCCTGGACCGCCACGACATCGACTGGCTGATCCCGCACCAGGCCAACCTGCGCATCATCGAGGCCACCGCCAAGCGGCTGGACATGCCGATGGAGCGGGTGGTGGTGACCGTCGACCAGCATGGCAACACCTCGTCGGGTTCGGTGCCGCTGGCGCTGGACGTGGCGGTGCGCTCGGGTCGCGTGCAGCGCGGGCAGCTGCTGTTACTGGAAGCGTTCGGCGGCGGCTTCACCTGGGGCTCGGCGCTGCTGCGCTACTGA
- the fabG gene encoding 3-oxoacyl-ACP reductase FabG, with product MTQPLQGEIALVTGASRGIGAAIADTLAAQGATVIGTATSDAGAQAIGTRLQATGGHGRVLDVADAASVEALVDGVSKEFGAVTILVNNAGITRDNLLMRMKDEDWQAILDTNLSSVYRMSKAVMRGMMKARKGRIINIASVIGVTGNAGQANYAAAKAGVIGFSKSLAKEIGSRGVTVNVVAPGFIDTDMTRSLPEDAKTALLGQIALGRLGEPADIANAVAFLAGPHAAYITGETLHINGGMYMP from the coding sequence ATGACGCAACCATTGCAGGGTGAGATCGCACTCGTCACCGGCGCCAGCCGCGGCATCGGTGCCGCCATTGCCGACACGCTGGCCGCGCAGGGCGCGACGGTGATCGGCACCGCGACCAGCGACGCCGGTGCGCAGGCGATCGGCACCCGCCTGCAGGCAACCGGCGGCCACGGCCGCGTGCTCGACGTGGCCGACGCCGCTTCCGTCGAGGCGCTGGTCGACGGCGTGTCGAAGGAATTCGGCGCGGTCACCATCCTGGTCAACAATGCCGGCATCACCCGCGACAACCTGCTGATGCGGATGAAGGACGAGGACTGGCAGGCCATCCTCGACACCAACCTCAGCAGCGTCTACCGGATGTCGAAGGCGGTGATGCGCGGCATGATGAAGGCCCGCAAGGGCCGCATCATCAACATCGCGTCGGTGATCGGTGTGACCGGTAACGCCGGCCAGGCGAACTACGCAGCGGCCAAGGCCGGGGTGATCGGTTTCTCGAAATCGCTGGCCAAGGAGATCGGTTCACGCGGGGTGACGGTGAACGTGGTCGCGCCCGGGTTCATCGATACCGACATGACGCGTTCGCTGCCCGAGGACGCGAAGACCGCGCTGCTGGGGCAGATCGCGCTCGGCCGCCTCGGCGAGCCGGCCGACATCGCCAATGCGGTGGCCTTCCTGGCCGGGCCGCACGCGGCCTACATCACCGGCGAGACCCTGCACATCAACGGCGGCATGTACATGCCGTGA
- a CDS encoding Maf family protein, with product MSGPLILASTSRYRRELLERLQLPFTTGRPDVDETPLPGEAPAVLATRLAGAKAREVARLHPGAWVIGSDQVATFDGRALGKPRTRDAAIAQLESMSGSSVRFLTAVALCRGGTLAGEGLDTTTVRFRRLERAAIERYVDAEQPLDCAGSFKSEGLGIALFDAIETSDPTALVGLPLIATARLLRDAGFILP from the coding sequence GTGAGCGGCCCGCTGATCCTCGCCTCGACCTCGCGCTACCGGCGCGAACTGCTCGAGCGCCTGCAACTGCCGTTCACCACCGGGCGGCCGGATGTCGACGAGACCCCGTTGCCAGGGGAAGCGCCGGCCGTGCTGGCCACGCGGCTGGCCGGGGCGAAGGCGCGTGAGGTCGCGCGCCTGCATCCGGGGGCGTGGGTGATCGGGTCGGACCAGGTCGCGACCTTCGATGGCCGTGCGCTGGGCAAACCCCGCACCCGCGACGCCGCGATCGCCCAGCTGGAATCGATGTCGGGTTCCAGCGTGCGGTTCCTCACCGCGGTCGCGCTGTGCCGTGGCGGCACGCTTGCCGGTGAGGGGCTGGACACCACCACGGTGAGGTTCCGTCGCCTCGAACGCGCGGCGATCGAACGCTATGTCGATGCCGAGCAACCGCTCGATTGCGCCGGCAGCTTCAAGAGCGAAGGGCTCGGGATCGCGCTGTTCGATGCGATCGAAACAAGCGATCCGACCGCGCTGGTCGGCCTGCCGCTGATTGCCACCGCACGCCTGTTGCGCGACGCCGGGTTCATCCTGCCCTGA
- a CDS encoding Slp family lipoprotein, whose product MKRVHLPAALACTLLAACATAPAPLQGSYATVSPDQAATAAATNGTAVRWGGRIVEVTPQADRTCFQMLSAPLDASGRPSFSGNRTGGRFIACRTGFYDPALFATDRDVTFTGRIAATEQVRIGEYDYRLPRIDADVVYLWPERADVQVIRYEPYPWGWGPGWWW is encoded by the coding sequence ATGAAACGCGTCCATCTGCCCGCAGCCCTCGCCTGCACCCTGCTGGCCGCATGCGCCACCGCTCCGGCGCCGCTGCAGGGCAGTTACGCCACCGTGTCGCCCGACCAGGCCGCCACCGCCGCCGCCACCAACGGCACCGCGGTGCGCTGGGGCGGGCGCATCGTGGAAGTGACCCCGCAGGCCGACCGCACCTGCTTCCAGATGCTGTCGGCACCGCTCGATGCCAGTGGCCGGCCGAGCTTCAGCGGCAACCGGACCGGCGGTCGCTTCATCGCCTGCCGCACCGGCTTCTACGATCCGGCATTGTTCGCCACCGACCGCGATGTCACCTTTACCGGCCGGATCGCCGCGACCGAGCAGGTCCGTATCGGCGAGTACGACTACCGCCTGCCGCGCATCGACGCCGACGTGGTCTACCTGTGGCCGGAACGCGCCGACGTGCAGGTCATCCGCTACGAGCCGTATCCGTGGGGCTGGGGCCCGGGTTGGTGGTGGTAA
- the fabD gene encoding ACP S-malonyltransferase, whose amino-acid sequence MTDSQLAFVFPGQGSQSLGMLGELAARHASIRDTFAEASEGAGVDLWAVSQQGPEEQLNTTEFTQPALLAASVAVWRLWQAEAGARPAALAGHSLGEYSALVAAGAIDLADAARLVRLRGQLMQAAVPAGKGAMAAILGAEDALVEEVCRELSGNVVVVPANYNSPGQIVIGGEAEGVDRALGLLSERGVRKAVKLAVSVPSHTPLMREAANRLGEAMAGTAWREPSLPVVQNADGEVHDGIQSIRDALVRQLYLPVRWTACMQALGARGASRFAECGPGKVLTGLAKRIDKAFDARALGTPNDFDAALAEWKS is encoded by the coding sequence GTGACCGATTCCCAGCTTGCTTTCGTATTTCCCGGCCAGGGCTCGCAGTCGCTCGGCATGCTGGGTGAACTCGCGGCGCGCCATGCGTCGATCCGCGACACGTTCGCCGAGGCGTCCGAAGGCGCCGGCGTCGACCTGTGGGCGGTGAGCCAGCAGGGGCCCGAGGAGCAGCTCAATACCACCGAGTTCACCCAGCCCGCGCTGCTGGCGGCCAGCGTCGCGGTGTGGCGGCTGTGGCAGGCCGAAGCCGGTGCACGCCCGGCCGCGCTGGCAGGCCACAGCCTCGGCGAGTACAGCGCTCTGGTTGCAGCCGGCGCCATCGACCTGGCCGACGCCGCGCGCCTGGTGCGCCTGCGCGGGCAGCTCATGCAGGCCGCCGTGCCCGCGGGCAAGGGCGCGATGGCGGCGATCCTCGGTGCCGAGGATGCGCTGGTGGAAGAGGTCTGCCGCGAGCTGTCAGGCAACGTCGTGGTGGTGCCGGCCAACTACAACTCGCCCGGCCAGATCGTCATCGGTGGCGAAGCCGAAGGCGTCGACCGCGCGCTCGGCCTGCTGTCGGAACGCGGCGTGCGCAAGGCGGTCAAGCTGGCCGTGAGCGTGCCGTCGCACACGCCACTGATGCGCGAGGCGGCGAACCGCCTTGGCGAGGCGATGGCCGGTACCGCGTGGCGCGAACCGTCGCTGCCGGTGGTGCAGAACGCGGATGGCGAAGTGCATGACGGCATCCAGTCGATCCGCGACGCGCTGGTGCGACAGCTGTACCTGCCGGTGCGCTGGACGGCCTGCATGCAGGCGCTGGGCGCGCGCGGTGCGAGCCGCTTTGCCGAATGCGGCCCTGGCAAGGTGCTGACCGGGCTGGCGAAGCGCATCGACAAGGCGTTCGATGCACGCGCGCTCGGCACGCCGAACGATTTCGACGCCGCGCTGGCCGAGTGGAAATCGTGA
- a CDS encoding transglutaminaseTgpA domain-containing protein, with the protein MRKPARAAVVDPRSLPVTARAWCLAASFACQLPLLLQLPGWLGLAVGALAAVVAAIAWKRRLPAPLRAAVALAAVGLVLAGSGFSLGRDTGCALLAAMLAIKPVELFSWRDARSLLGFALFAPFATFLLDQGPLSLLLGLAGALVALAALWRLAELDAAVPTNPLPPVHAVGRRLWLVGRLALVGLPLALAAFWLFPRMASPMWGVPERAIAKPGLSGEMGPGDWLDLMGDDSPALRARFFGPVPERMQLYWRGPVLTDYDGRRWSRAEWTQGLPPAEVRVGGPVWDYELELEPTDRRFGVTLDLPLAEPDGTRLGHDHSTTSWRPLSSLRRWRLQSAAPAAYETELRPMLRTMALRLPAGFNPRTIALARQWRAEAGHGVAADEAVVQRFNDWVRSDFAYTLATNLPGRHAVDEFLFDEQEGFCEHYAGAFVVFMRAAGIPARVVTGYVGGYYNRFGDYWLVRREDAHAWAEVWYEGRGWVRADPTAAVAPERIYDTIANLSDDGGAGLRGLADMWDVGDWMRRGWNDFVLGFDATRQRQLLQPLGIRDLEMHQLIVLFAALAGLALAWMLWLVARGERERDPVLRAWHALGARYARLGLAPAPHEPARDWSARVLAARPQDTTLATLSARFSDWRYAAHPANPAAARTLILDLHRYRPAETSR; encoded by the coding sequence ATGCGGAAGCCCGCGCGCGCTGCCGTCGTTGATCCACGCAGCCTCCCGGTCACGGCGCGTGCGTGGTGCCTCGCGGCCTCGTTCGCGTGCCAGTTGCCGCTGCTGTTGCAGCTGCCCGGATGGCTTGGGCTGGCGGTCGGTGCCCTTGCTGCCGTCGTGGCGGCGATCGCCTGGAAACGGCGACTGCCGGCGCCGTTGCGCGCCGCAGTGGCGCTGGCCGCCGTCGGCCTGGTGCTGGCCGGCAGCGGCTTCTCGTTGGGTCGCGACACCGGCTGCGCCCTGCTCGCCGCGATGCTGGCGATCAAGCCGGTCGAACTGTTCAGCTGGCGCGATGCGCGCAGCCTGCTCGGCTTCGCGCTGTTCGCGCCGTTCGCGACCTTCCTGCTCGACCAGGGGCCGCTGTCGCTGCTGCTCGGCCTCGCCGGTGCGCTGGTGGCACTGGCGGCGCTGTGGCGACTGGCGGAACTCGACGCGGCAGTGCCCACCAACCCGCTGCCTCCGGTGCACGCGGTGGGCCGGCGGTTGTGGCTGGTGGGCAGGCTGGCACTGGTGGGGCTGCCCCTGGCGCTGGCGGCATTCTGGTTGTTCCCGCGCATGGCATCACCGATGTGGGGCGTGCCCGAACGCGCCATCGCCAAGCCGGGGCTGTCCGGGGAAATGGGCCCGGGCGACTGGCTGGACCTGATGGGCGACGACTCGCCGGCCCTGCGCGCGCGCTTTTTCGGCCCGGTGCCGGAGCGCATGCAGCTGTACTGGCGCGGTCCGGTGCTGACCGACTACGACGGCCGCCGCTGGTCGCGCGCCGAGTGGACGCAGGGCCTGCCGCCGGCCGAGGTGCGCGTCGGTGGCCCGGTATGGGACTACGAACTCGAGCTCGAGCCCACGGACCGCCGTTTCGGGGTGACCCTCGACCTGCCGTTGGCCGAGCCCGACGGCACCCGCCTGGGCCACGACCACAGCACCACGTCCTGGCGCCCGCTGAGTTCGCTGCGACGCTGGCGGCTGCAGTCGGCGGCGCCTGCCGCCTATGAAACCGAACTGCGGCCGATGCTGCGCACGATGGCGCTGCGGCTGCCGGCGGGCTTCAATCCACGCACCATCGCACTGGCCCGGCAGTGGCGCGCCGAGGCCGGTCACGGCGTGGCCGCGGACGAAGCGGTTGTACAGCGCTTCAACGACTGGGTGCGCAGCGACTTCGCCTACACGCTCGCCACCAACCTGCCCGGCCGCCACGCCGTCGACGAGTTCCTGTTCGACGAGCAGGAGGGCTTCTGCGAACACTATGCGGGCGCGTTCGTGGTGTTCATGCGTGCCGCCGGCATCCCCGCGCGGGTGGTGACCGGCTACGTCGGCGGTTACTACAACCGGTTCGGCGACTACTGGCTGGTGCGCCGCGAGGACGCCCACGCCTGGGCCGAGGTCTGGTACGAGGGCCGCGGCTGGGTGCGTGCCGACCCGACCGCCGCGGTGGCGCCGGAACGCATCTACGACACCATCGCCAACCTGTCCGACGATGGCGGCGCCGGCCTGCGCGGGCTGGCCGACATGTGGGATGTCGGCGACTGGATGCGCCGCGGCTGGAACGATTTCGTGCTCGGTTTCGACGCCACCCGCCAGCGCCAGCTGCTGCAGCCGCTGGGCATCCGCGACCTCGAAATGCACCAGCTGATCGTGCTGTTCGCGGCACTGGCGGGCTTGGCGCTGGCGTGGATGCTGTGGCTGGTCGCGCGCGGCGAACGCGAGCGCGACCCGGTGCTGCGTGCCTGGCATGCGCTGGGCGCACGTTATGCGCGCCTGGGGCTGGCACCCGCACCGCACGAGCCGGCACGCGACTGGTCCGCGCGCGTGCTGGCCGCACGGCCGCAGGACACCACACTGGCGACACTCAGCGCGCGTTTCTCCGACTGGCGCTACGCTGCCCACCCGGCCAATCCGGCGGCCGCACGCACGCTGATTCTCGACCTGCACCGGTACCGACCCGCGGAGACCTCACGATGA
- a CDS encoding glycosyltransferase family 39 protein has product MPTDIDMRSAGVRAWNPRHVFIALWVAVTLIKIVLAARLPLFVDEAFYWQEGQHPAWAYSDLPGLTAWLIRVGVEIGGHHVLAVRAPFLLMAALLPWWMVDLVRRELDERHAWVAGIAVLLLPLAGTLGLLALPDVAMALATLACVDAAARLVRKVDAGGATLLAFGLAVGALSHYRFAAVVGVGFVALLCLQGGRRALRDPRAWIAIAFGAAAWAPLLAWNFDNAEAGLRFQLVDRHPWALHGEGLLFLPVQAGVVTPLLFVALLVAAWHGVRSREPVRRLFALLGGLLVAGFFLLGFFADVERVSFHWPLPGYIALIPLLPALLDAWPRWLRTATWSLAAAGLVAFLGYYAAVSAPSLREQAAAAKWYPSNFAGWDELAAAVADAHAQMPAGTRIVADNFKIGAELGFALGNPRIAVLDHPLNRDHGRAPQLRLWGLEAQGAREVAQGSVLLVVGATDVKFSELLAHYQSLCARFGRLPHAEAVNIDHGGRRFLLLRFDGPSPGGSGPCVTPVVAHLQEPAAGTAVDREFRVYGWAVKDGVGVREVRLTLDGTVVATADYGQENSWVGEFLHGRSNDPGQPAVAFSAQVDASALPAGDYWLGMEIEGADGSVEVWSERRIHLR; this is encoded by the coding sequence ATGCCGACTGACATCGACATGCGGAGTGCCGGCGTGCGCGCCTGGAATCCGCGACATGTATTCATCGCGCTGTGGGTGGCGGTGACGCTGATCAAGATCGTGCTCGCCGCGCGGCTTCCGCTGTTCGTCGACGAGGCCTTCTACTGGCAGGAAGGCCAGCATCCCGCGTGGGCGTATTCCGACCTGCCGGGACTGACGGCCTGGTTGATCCGCGTAGGCGTGGAGATCGGCGGCCACCATGTGCTGGCGGTGCGCGCGCCCTTCCTGCTGATGGCCGCGCTGCTGCCGTGGTGGATGGTGGACCTGGTGCGCCGCGAACTCGACGAGCGCCACGCGTGGGTGGCCGGCATCGCGGTCCTGTTGCTGCCTCTGGCCGGCACCCTGGGCCTGCTGGCGTTGCCCGACGTGGCCATGGCGTTGGCGACGCTGGCCTGCGTGGACGCCGCCGCGCGACTGGTGCGCAAGGTGGATGCCGGCGGCGCGACCCTGCTTGCTTTCGGGCTGGCGGTCGGTGCGCTCAGCCACTACCGCTTCGCAGCCGTGGTCGGCGTGGGCTTCGTCGCGCTGCTGTGCCTGCAGGGTGGCCGGCGCGCGTTGCGTGATCCGCGCGCGTGGATCGCGATCGCCTTCGGTGCCGCGGCATGGGCACCGTTGCTGGCATGGAACTTCGACAACGCCGAAGCCGGCCTGCGCTTCCAGCTGGTCGACCGTCATCCGTGGGCCCTGCATGGCGAGGGACTGCTGTTCCTGCCGGTGCAGGCCGGCGTGGTGACGCCGTTGCTGTTCGTCGCGTTGCTGGTCGCGGCGTGGCACGGCGTGCGCAGCCGCGAGCCGGTACGCCGTTTGTTCGCGCTGCTCGGCGGACTGCTGGTGGCAGGGTTCTTCCTGCTCGGTTTCTTTGCCGATGTCGAGCGGGTGAGCTTCCACTGGCCGTTGCCCGGCTATATCGCGCTGATCCCGTTGCTGCCGGCCTTGCTGGATGCCTGGCCGCGCTGGTTGCGCACGGCCACCTGGTCGCTGGCCGCGGCCGGGCTGGTCGCGTTCCTGGGTTACTACGCCGCGGTCTCTGCGCCATCGCTACGCGAGCAGGCGGCCGCGGCGAAGTGGTATCCGTCCAACTTCGCCGGCTGGGACGAACTGGCCGCCGCGGTTGCCGACGCGCATGCGCAGATGCCCGCCGGCACCCGCATCGTTGCCGACAATTTCAAGATCGGCGCCGAACTCGGTTTCGCCCTCGGCAACCCGCGCATCGCGGTACTCGACCATCCGCTCAACCGCGACCATGGCCGTGCCCCACAACTGCGGCTGTGGGGCCTGGAAGCGCAAGGCGCGCGCGAGGTGGCGCAGGGGTCGGTGCTGCTGGTCGTCGGCGCGACCGACGTCAAGTTCAGCGAACTGCTCGCGCATTACCAGAGCCTGTGCGCCCGCTTTGGCCGGCTGCCGCATGCGGAGGCGGTGAACATCGACCACGGCGGCCGGCGGTTCCTGCTGCTGCGTTTCGATGGCCCCTCACCCGGGGGAAGCGGGCCTTGCGTGACGCCCGTGGTGGCGCATCTGCAGGAACCCGCCGCGGGCACGGCGGTCGACCGCGAATTCCGCGTCTACGGCTGGGCGGTGAAGGATGGCGTCGGCGTGCGCGAGGTCCGGCTGACGCTCGACGGCACGGTGGTCGCCACCGCCGACTACGGCCAGGAAAACAGCTGGGTCGGCGAATTCCTGCACGGTCGTTCCAACGACCCGGGGCAGCCGGCGGTCGCGTTTTCGGCGCAGGTCGATGCCTCCGCGCTGCCGGCCGGCGACTACTGGCTGGGGATGGAGATCGAAGGCGCCGACGGCAGCGTCGAGGTCTGGAGCGAGCGGCGGATCCACCTGCGCTGA
- a CDS encoding DUF58 domain-containing protein, with product MAATVRAPARMFQRLQQLARPRAPEPLPARLDRRRIYVLPTAFGLFFFVLLLTMGVGALNYNNNPALLLCLLLAGTALASLLHAHLQLSGLAVQAIDAEPVPAGHPLALRVHARADVARPRRGLEVRAGDTSAALHLDDGAGEAVLELPTAQRGWLDIGRLRISTTRPLGLARAWSWVWPDTPLLVYPAPEAHGPPLPEGAGDNVQARLHAAGDDVHHLRNWRRGDSRRAIAWKPSARRDQLLVREYEQPQGADVVIDWRGTAELPYEARIRRLARWVDEAERDQRRYVLRLPGQPALGPARGALHRHACLRALALLPEATHG from the coding sequence ATGGCTGCGACCGTCCGCGCACCGGCGCGCATGTTCCAGCGCCTGCAGCAGCTGGCGCGCCCGCGTGCGCCCGAGCCGCTGCCCGCTCGTCTGGACCGCCGACGCATCTACGTGCTGCCGACCGCGTTCGGGTTGTTCTTCTTCGTGCTGCTGCTGACGATGGGCGTGGGCGCGCTCAACTACAACAACAATCCCGCACTGCTGCTGTGCCTGTTGCTGGCCGGCACCGCGCTGGCCAGCCTGCTGCACGCGCACCTGCAGCTGAGCGGACTGGCGGTGCAGGCCATCGATGCCGAGCCGGTGCCGGCCGGACACCCGCTCGCACTGCGCGTGCATGCGCGTGCGGACGTGGCTCGCCCGCGCCGCGGGCTCGAAGTGCGCGCGGGTGACACCTCGGCCGCATTGCACCTGGACGATGGCGCCGGCGAGGCCGTGCTGGAGCTGCCCACCGCGCAACGTGGCTGGCTCGACATCGGCCGCCTGCGGATCTCCACCACGCGCCCGCTGGGGCTCGCCCGTGCCTGGTCGTGGGTATGGCCGGACACCCCGCTGCTGGTCTATCCGGCACCCGAAGCGCATGGCCCGCCGTTGCCGGAGGGCGCCGGCGACAACGTCCAGGCGCGCCTGCATGCGGCCGGCGACGACGTGCACCACCTGCGCAACTGGCGTCGCGGCGATTCGCGTCGTGCGATCGCGTGGAAGCCTTCGGCACGACGCGACCAGTTGCTGGTGCGCGAATACGAGCAGCCGCAGGGCGCCGACGTGGTGATCGACTGGCGCGGCACCGCGGAGCTGCCGTACGAGGCGCGCATCCGCCGGCTCGCTCGCTGGGTGGACGAGGCCGAACGCGACCAGCGCCGCTACGTGCTGCGCCTGCCGGGGCAACCGGCGCTGGGCCCCGCGCGTGGGGCGCTGCATCGCCATGCCTGCCTGCGCGCACTGGCGCTGCTGCCGGAGGCGACGCATGGCTGA
- a CDS encoding histidine triad nucleotide-binding protein: protein MPTIFHKIIRREIPAEIVHEDEHLIAFRDIAPQAPVHVLFVPKESIPTLDAATPSQAETIGRLALAAADYARREGFAADGYRIVMNCNDHGGQTVYQMHLHLLAGAPLGRFGTP from the coding sequence ATGCCCACCATCTTCCACAAGATCATCCGTCGCGAGATTCCCGCCGAGATCGTCCACGAGGACGAGCACCTGATCGCCTTCCGCGACATCGCGCCGCAGGCGCCGGTGCACGTGCTGTTCGTGCCGAAGGAGTCGATTCCCACGCTGGACGCGGCGACCCCGTCGCAGGCCGAGACCATCGGCCGGCTGGCCCTGGCCGCGGCCGATTACGCACGCAGGGAAGGTTTTGCCGCCGATGGCTACCGCATCGTGATGAACTGCAACGACCACGGCGGGCAGACCGTCTACCAGATGCACCTGCACCTGCTGGCCGGCGCGCCGCTGGGGCGGTTCGGTACGCCCTGA
- a CDS encoding AAA family ATPase has protein sequence MADSPTHADMLPDALSRSLGAAQVQVNSLVLGKAHEVRLAFVALLSGGHLLIEDLPGLGKTTLAHALAATLGLEFQRVQFTSDLLPSDIVGVSVYDAQARSFEFHPGPVFTQVLLADEINRAPPRTQSALLEAMAERQVSIDGVTHSLPDPFFVIATQNPLDLAGTYPLPDSQLDRFLMRLSLGYPGADAERALLAGSDRRDLIARAMPVLGADDVLQLREAVQRVHASDALIDYVQALVARSRHHGGVRIGLSPRAGIALLRAARAYALLLGRRHVVPEDVQALFVAVAGHRLVPASDGGDAAALAKTILHAVAVD, from the coding sequence ATGGCCGATTCGCCCACCCACGCCGACATGCTACCCGACGCGCTTTCACGATCGCTGGGCGCCGCTCAGGTCCAGGTGAATTCGCTGGTGCTGGGCAAGGCACACGAGGTGCGGCTGGCATTCGTCGCCCTGCTGTCGGGTGGCCACCTGCTGATCGAGGACCTGCCTGGCCTCGGCAAGACCACGCTTGCGCATGCGCTGGCGGCAACGCTCGGGCTGGAGTTCCAGCGCGTGCAGTTCACCTCCGACCTGCTGCCGTCGGACATCGTTGGCGTGTCGGTGTACGACGCGCAGGCGCGCAGTTTCGAATTCCACCCGGGGCCGGTGTTCACCCAGGTGCTGCTGGCCGACGAGATCAACCGCGCGCCGCCGCGCACGCAGAGCGCACTGCTGGAAGCGATGGCGGAGCGCCAGGTCAGCATCGACGGCGTCACCCATTCCCTGCCGGACCCTTTCTTCGTCATCGCCACCCAGAACCCGCTCGATCTTGCCGGCACCTATCCGTTGCCGGATTCGCAGCTAGACCGGTTCCTGATGCGCCTGAGCCTCGGTTATCCCGGCGCGGACGCCGAACGCGCGCTGCTGGCCGGCAGCGATCGCCGTGACCTGATCGCACGTGCGATGCCGGTGCTGGGTGCCGATGACGTGCTGCAGCTGCGCGAGGCCGTGCAGCGCGTACATGCCAGCGATGCACTGATCGACTACGTGCAGGCGCTGGTTGCGCGCAGTCGTCATCACGGCGGTGTGCGCATCGGCCTGTCGCCGCGTGCAGGCATCGCGCTGCTGCGCGCAGCGCGCGCGTATGCACTGCTGCTGGGCCGCCGCCACGTGGTGCCCGAGGACGTGCAGGCACTGTTCGTCGCCGTCGCGGGACACCGGCTGGTGCCCGCCAGCGACGGCGGCGATGCCGCGGCGCTGGCCAAGACCATCCTGCACGCGGTGGCGGTGGACTGA
- a CDS encoding YceD family protein: MSADLPETVDVWRLVVARRVFEGRLPLSAMPRLGEVLQSTQGDADYVMEFGRDAFQVPFVALRVEAGLPLQCQRTLQVFSEPVQLEQRYGVIRDEADEAALPPGYEALLVPEDGTLRPADLVEDELLLAVPLVPVAPGSEAVERDWPVSADEETRANPFAALQALKKNT, translated from the coding sequence ATGTCCGCCGATCTTCCCGAAACCGTCGACGTCTGGCGCCTTGTCGTCGCACGGCGGGTGTTCGAAGGACGCTTGCCGTTGTCGGCGATGCCCCGTCTTGGCGAGGTGTTGCAGTCGACGCAAGGCGATGCGGACTACGTCATGGAATTCGGTCGTGACGCGTTCCAGGTGCCATTCGTTGCGTTGCGGGTCGAAGCCGGGCTGCCGTTGCAGTGCCAGCGCACCCTGCAGGTGTTCAGCGAGCCGGTGCAGCTGGAACAGCGTTACGGCGTGATCCGCGACGAGGCCGACGAGGCCGCGCTTCCGCCCGGATACGAAGCCCTGCTGGTGCCCGAAGACGGCACCCTGCGGCCTGCGGACCTGGTCGAGGACGAGCTCCTGCTTGCCGTGCCGCTGGTGCCGGTGGCGCCGGGTTCGGAAGCGGTGGAGCGGGACTGGCCGGTATCGGCCGATGAAGAGACACGCGCCAATCCGTTCGCCGCGCTGCAGGCGCTGAAAAAGAACACCTGA